The following coding sequences are from one Virgibacillus necropolis window:
- a CDS encoding DNA polymerase IV has translation MSQWYPKNGRVIFHIDMNCFYASVEMAYNPKLKGKPLAIAGNPEERKGIIVTSSYEARAKGVKTTMPLWEARKLCPNLIVMRPNFDRYRMASKEMFKMLAEITPHVQPVSIDEGYMDISECQELGSPIKIAENLQQEINNKLDLPCSIGIAPNKFLAKMASDMKKPMGITVLRKRDLPHKLWPLPAREMHGIGEKTAAKLNSVSIKTIGDLANKDVYQLKQVLGINGERLKNLANGIDSRPVDPDAVYEFKSIGSSQTLPNDTTSELDIRKLMQSLADNVERRLKRKNAAGLSVQLMIRYHDLKTITRSKKLKVYIEKKEDILYVANDLLQKHWNLEPIRLLGITVQDAEEKQHIAHQLDIFTYEKEAKKEKLYTVIDELSTKYGENTFKKLNKNKDNDQEQPRTSFQKDFLDDYKK, from the coding sequence ATGTCACAGTGGTATCCGAAAAATGGCCGTGTAATATTTCATATTGATATGAATTGTTTCTATGCCTCTGTAGAAATGGCCTATAATCCGAAGCTGAAGGGAAAGCCATTAGCAATAGCGGGAAATCCTGAAGAACGTAAAGGGATTATTGTGACAAGTAGTTATGAAGCACGAGCTAAAGGGGTAAAAACAACCATGCCTTTATGGGAGGCACGAAAACTTTGTCCAAACCTTATTGTGATGCGCCCTAATTTTGATAGGTACCGTATGGCTTCAAAAGAAATGTTTAAAATGCTTGCTGAAATAACCCCGCATGTACAACCAGTATCTATTGATGAGGGGTACATGGATATTTCAGAATGTCAGGAACTTGGAAGTCCAATCAAAATTGCTGAGAATCTTCAACAAGAAATTAATAATAAATTGGATTTACCTTGTAGTATAGGTATTGCCCCGAATAAATTTCTCGCTAAAATGGCATCGGACATGAAAAAGCCAATGGGAATTACGGTCTTACGAAAACGCGACTTACCGCATAAACTGTGGCCACTACCTGCAAGGGAAATGCATGGGATTGGTGAAAAAACAGCGGCAAAGTTGAATAGTGTTAGCATTAAAACAATCGGTGATTTAGCAAATAAAGATGTTTATCAATTAAAGCAAGTACTTGGAATAAATGGAGAGCGATTAAAGAACCTGGCCAATGGTATAGATTCAAGACCAGTTGACCCAGACGCCGTGTATGAGTTTAAGAGTATCGGTAGTTCACAAACGTTGCCGAATGATACGACTAGTGAGCTTGATATTCGAAAATTGATGCAATCCCTTGCGGATAATGTTGAACGCCGATTGAAACGTAAGAACGCTGCTGGACTGAGCGTACAATTGATGATTCGATATCACGATTTAAAGACCATCACTCGGAGTAAAAAACTGAAGGTATATATTGAAAAAAAAGAAGATATCTTATACGTAGCTAATGACTTATTGCAAAAACATTGGAATTTAGAGCCAATTAGGTTACTGGGAATTACTGTTCAAGATGCCGAGGAAAAACAACATATCGCACACCAATTGGATATATTTACGTATGAAAAAGAGGCAAAGAAAGAAAAGTTATACACTGTGATTGATGAATTGTCTACAAAGTATGGTGAAAATACGTTTAAAAAACTAAATAAAAACAAAGACAACGATCAAGAACAGCCACGAACTAGTTTTCAAAAGGACTTTTTAGATGATTATAAAAAGTAG
- a CDS encoding TetR/AcrR family transcriptional regulator encodes MKNELTKQSILLFEKKGFNQTSIQDIVNALDVTKGTFYYYFASKEQLLMDIHHDYITNLLKRQYGILDDEHLTQKEKLMKIIHLLITDIADQGPSARVFFREIRYLSDENIETIKQKRNQFRLNIQKVIEEGSKLGEFHNELRADMLSFGILGVTNWSYNWYKTNGEVSPDELTKIYADMILTGIAKRR; translated from the coding sequence ATGAAAAACGAACTAACGAAACAAAGTATTTTACTATTTGAAAAAAAAGGTTTCAATCAAACGTCTATCCAAGATATTGTGAATGCATTGGATGTGACAAAGGGTACATTCTATTATTATTTTGCTAGTAAAGAACAACTATTGATGGATATACATCATGATTACATAACGAATTTATTGAAGCGGCAATACGGTATTTTGGATGACGAACATCTTACACAAAAAGAAAAGCTTATGAAAATCATTCACTTGTTAATAACGGATATTGCTGATCAAGGACCTAGTGCGCGTGTTTTCTTTCGAGAGATACGATATTTGTCTGACGAAAATATAGAAACTATTAAACAAAAAAGAAATCAATTTCGGCTAAACATTCAAAAGGTTATAGAAGAAGGGAGTAAGCTAGGAGAATTTCATAATGAATTACGAGCTGATATGCTATCGTTTGGAATATTAGGTGTTACAAATTGGAGTTATAATTGGTATAAAACTAATGGTGAGGTATCTCCAGACGAATTAACAAAGATCTATGCCGATATGATTTTAACTGGCATTGCGAAAAGAAGGTAG
- a CDS encoding peptide ABC transporter substrate-binding protein, protein MLKYIKKYMVVLLILSLFLAACSSNETSESSDSGDSQSNKKEVYLSAPGVIPSLSPTIADNDFSFEIINQVFEGLYRLNKEGEPELALAAEEPKVSENNKVYTFEIRKDAKWSNGTPVTAHDFEYAWKKAVDPETGAAYGPQFEEIVANASEILKGEKPADSLGVEALNDRKLKVTLENPVPFFKELLTTAIFFPQPQAFIEKQNGKYASDSKHTLFNGPFVLANWEGTDQSWTYKKNEKYWDKEAVNVDAIHVNVVKDTGTALSLYEEGKLDRVSLTGEYVDKYRSNPEYHTFLTGATSYIKMNQGKDGEKTNLANLNIRKAMNFAIDKDKIVNSILNNGSVIANGNVPKGLAENPKTGEDFRAENGDLTSYDPEKANEHWEKGLNELGKEKLEIKLISSDSGTSKQLAENIKYQLENNLPGLTLTIRNLTPKASIAANVGQEYEMIMTGWNGDYHDPLTYLNLFITDSPGNHTGYSNEEYDRLVLGAKGSMANEPLKRWNAMLKAERMLIEDSAVLIPLYQNGSAFLQKDYLKNFVTYKVGADNYKWIDVQNK, encoded by the coding sequence CTGTTGAAATACATAAAGAAATACATGGTGGTTCTACTAATTCTGTCACTATTTCTAGCAGCGTGTAGTAGTAATGAAACTAGTGAATCATCTGACTCTGGGGATTCTCAAAGTAACAAAAAAGAAGTCTACTTAAGTGCTCCAGGAGTAATTCCTAGTCTTAGTCCTACAATAGCTGATAATGATTTCAGTTTTGAAATCATTAATCAGGTGTTTGAAGGTTTATACCGTCTTAATAAAGAAGGGGAACCAGAATTAGCCCTAGCAGCAGAAGAACCGAAAGTTAGCGAAAACAATAAAGTATATACCTTTGAAATACGAAAAGATGCAAAATGGTCGAATGGGACACCTGTTACTGCACATGATTTTGAATATGCTTGGAAAAAAGCGGTAGACCCAGAAACTGGTGCAGCTTACGGACCACAGTTTGAAGAAATCGTTGCTAACGCTTCGGAGATTTTAAAAGGTGAGAAGCCTGCCGATTCATTAGGCGTGGAAGCATTAAATGACCGTAAATTAAAAGTAACGTTGGAAAATCCGGTTCCATTTTTCAAAGAACTATTAACGACAGCTATTTTCTTTCCTCAACCACAAGCGTTTATTGAAAAACAGAATGGTAAGTATGCATCAGATAGTAAACATACCCTCTTTAATGGACCGTTTGTGTTAGCGAATTGGGAAGGAACAGATCAATCATGGACTTACAAGAAGAATGAAAAATATTGGGATAAAGAAGCAGTAAATGTAGACGCAATTCATGTGAACGTTGTTAAAGATACTGGAACTGCTTTAAGCCTTTATGAGGAAGGTAAGTTAGACCGTGTTAGCCTGACTGGTGAATATGTGGACAAATATAGAAGTAATCCAGAGTACCACACTTTTTTAACGGGGGCAACTTCCTATATAAAAATGAATCAAGGGAAAGACGGGGAAAAGACCAATTTAGCAAACTTAAATATTCGTAAAGCAATGAACTTTGCTATTGATAAAGATAAAATTGTTAATTCGATCCTTAATAATGGATCGGTCATAGCCAATGGAAATGTACCAAAAGGATTAGCAGAAAACCCAAAAACGGGTGAGGATTTCCGTGCTGAAAATGGTGACCTAACAAGCTATGATCCAGAGAAGGCAAATGAACATTGGGAGAAAGGATTAAATGAACTTGGTAAGGAAAAACTTGAAATTAAATTAATTAGCTCTGATTCTGGTACATCTAAGCAATTAGCGGAAAACATAAAGTATCAATTGGAAAATAATCTTCCCGGTCTAACGCTTACGATTCGGAACTTAACCCCGAAGGCAAGCATAGCAGCGAATGTCGGGCAAGAATATGAGATGATAATGACTGGATGGAATGGGGATTACCATGACCCGCTTACGTATTTAAACTTATTTATAACAGATAGCCCAGGAAATCATACAGGTTATTCAAATGAGGAATATGATCGATTGGTTCTAGGTGCAAAAGGAAGTATGGCAAACGAACCGCTAAAACGCTGGAACGCTATGCTAAAGGCAGAAAGAATGTTAATTGAGGACAGCGCTGTGCTAATACCACTTTATCAAAACGGTTCAGCATTCTTACAAAAAGATTACTTGAAGAACTTTGTGACATACAAGGTTGGTGCAGACAACTATAAATGGATTGATGTTCAGAATAAATAA
- a CDS encoding IS3 family transposase (programmed frameshift), whose protein sequence is MARMKYPKAKKMAILALYKDGHHSIADISAKFFVNPGTIRDWKRRYEVNGEDGLEEAISWKSYSKELKLAAVNDYLLGHNSLSEVIQKYNISSTAVLRKWIKKYNSHRELNDTGKGMTNSMTNRRKTTLEERIQIVNYCLQHQKNYQLAAESYEVSYQQVYQWVKKFEANGEEALQDKRGRKKKEYELTAEEKFKLEMKRLERENERLRAEKYFFKKVRGTRKEGSLTSVRLQNKYKAIKDLHANENLPVILLCEFASVSRAAYYKWLQRTPTNRELENEAILQDIQAIYARVGGIYGYRRMKLNIDRIYHKKFNHKRIYRLMNIAGLKSVIRRKRKRYVPSSAQYVAENRLNREFTASKPNEKWVTDVTEFKLGNGRKTYLSAILDLYDGSIISYELGHSNNNKLVFQTLDQAITLLKENEHPLIHSDRGYQYTSHGFKRRIEKVKMIHSMSRVGKCIDNGPMESFWGTLKCEKYYLHKYETFEALQQAIDDYIQFYNNDRYQERLNGLSPLEYRVQAA, encoded by the exons ATGGCTCGAATGAAATATCCTAAAGCTAAAAAAATGGCTATTTTAGCTCTTTATAAAGATGGTCATCATTCAATAGCTGACATTAGTGCTAAATTTTTTGTTAATCCTGGGACGATTAGAGATTGGAAGAGAAGGTATGAAGTGAATGGTGAAGACGGCCTAGAAGAAGCCATTTCTTGGAAGAGTTATTCAAAAGAGTTAAAGTTAGCAGCCGTAAATGATTATCTATTAGGACACAATTCGTTAAGCGAGGTTATCCAAAAATACAATATATCAAGTACTGCAGTTTTGAGAAAATGGATTAAAAAGTATAATAGTCATAGAGAATTAAATGATACCGGTAAAGGAATGACAAACTCTATGACAAATAGGAGAAAAACAACATTAGAAGAACGAATTCAAATTGTGAATTACTGTCTACAACACCAGAAAAACTATCAACTCGCAGCTGAAAGCTATGAAGTTTCTTACCAACAGGTATATCAATGGGTCAAGAAGTTTGAAGCAAATGGTGAAGAAGCACTGCAAGATAAACGGGGTCGAAAGAAAAAGGAATATGAATTAACAGCTGAAGAAAAGTTTAAGCTGGAAATGAAACGTTTAGAGAGAGAAAATGAACGATTGCGTGCAGAAA AATATTTTTTTAAAAAAGTTAGAGGAACTCGAAAGGAGGGGTCGTTAACTAGCGTTCGTCTACAAAATAAATATAAAGCGATTAAAGATTTACATGCGAATGAAAATCTGCCAGTAATCCTATTATGTGAATTTGCCAGTGTATCTCGTGCTGCTTATTATAAATGGCTACAGCGTACGCCAACAAATAGAGAATTAGAGAATGAAGCAATTCTTCAGGATATCCAGGCTATTTATGCACGAGTAGGAGGCATTTATGGATACCGAAGAATGAAATTAAATATCGATAGGATATATCATAAAAAGTTTAATCACAAACGCATTTATCGCTTAATGAACATCGCTGGATTAAAGTCCGTGATTCGTCGGAAAAGAAAGCGCTATGTTCCCTCATCTGCGCAATATGTCGCTGAAAATCGACTCAATCGTGAATTTACTGCAAGCAAGCCAAATGAAAAATGGGTAACAGATGTCACGGAGTTCAAATTAGGAAACGGAAGGAAAACGTATTTAAGCGCCATTTTAGATCTTTACGATGGCTCCATTATTAGTTATGAATTGGGACATTCAAACAATAATAAATTAGTATTTCAAACATTGGATCAAGCTATCACTCTATTAAAAGAGAATGAACATCCATTGATTCATAGTGATCGAGGTTATCAATATACGTCCCATGGGTTTAAGAGAAGAATAGAAAAAGTAAAAATGATTCATAGCATGTCACGTGTAGGAAAATGTATAGATAATGGACCAATGGAATCGTTTTGGGGAACATTGAAGTGTGAAAAATATTACCTACATAAGTATGAAACATTTGAAGCGTTACAACAAGCAATAGATGATTATATCCAGTTTTACAATAACGACCGTTACCAAGAAAGATTAAACGGCTTAAGCCCATTGGAATACAGGGTTCAAGCCGCTTAA
- a CDS encoding ASCH domain-containing protein, with protein sequence MVHQMGLYGEYFKAIKDGKKTVEVRLNDEKRREIKVGDTIEFIKVPEQDDSLLVKVTELRRYDTFKDMYQDIPFKELDGEGWTMEEMIKGTYEIYTPEQENEWGTLAITIKY encoded by the coding sequence ATGGTACATCAAATGGGTTTATATGGCGAATATTTTAAAGCTATTAAAGATGGGAAAAAGACAGTAGAGGTTCGCTTGAACGATGAAAAAAGAAGGGAAATCAAAGTTGGTGATACCATAGAATTTATTAAGGTTCCTGAACAAGATGACTCTTTGTTAGTTAAAGTAACTGAATTGAGGAGATATGATACTTTTAAAGATATGTATCAGGATATTCCGTTTAAAGAGTTAGATGGAGAAGGTTGGACAATGGAAGAAATGATAAAAGGGACATATGAAATTTACACCCCAGAACAAGAAAATGAATGGGGAACATTAGCTATAACGATTAAATATTAA